A section of the Gloeobacter violaceus PCC 7421 genome encodes:
- a CDS encoding acyltransferase family protein encodes MNPVQTVALGQAQTSRRHELDWLKVIVTLLVLVFHTARVFDNEDWNVKNDPLLERQGAILALFERGKTTTAPLATPRQIADLTGARHFDADQRAFLEQIALNRDRFVRFPAEIQTGFVYRDKATAAFAALRELAGDRPLVALAPNPGLARLLQTETRIPSAAFDGWMGPRRGEIVLVDYAAIPSGSALEQFLMRVERAGGRALLVGQPQAPAADVLVAFLNQWFMPLFFVLSGVGTWFALGFRSAGRYVAERCNRLLVPFVFGCLVLTPPQVYCEALRDPAYRASFAQFYPSFFTFLGPDARFSWGHLWFVLYLFIFSLVALPIFLWLRSEPGRRWIAALAGWCEKPGVILLAGLPLALSEAILRIRWPVRNNLYDDWANIAYYLLFFLYGYLLCADPRFGQAIDRHWRLALAGAVVLMAILFTWSFTNSAPLEGYTPLLVGVMFVRGLRAWLWVVAILGFARRYLAFTNPLLRYSGEAAYPFYLLHQTAIIVIGFWVVRWSTGASEKFLIIGFGSLAGCLLIYELLIRRISVTRYLFGLRPKPASPVTAVHSG; translated from the coding sequence ATGAATCCCGTACAAACGGTCGCCCTGGGGCAGGCGCAGACTTCCCGCCGTCACGAACTGGACTGGCTCAAGGTAATCGTCACCTTGCTGGTGCTGGTCTTCCACACCGCCCGGGTCTTCGACAATGAGGACTGGAATGTCAAGAACGACCCGCTGCTGGAGCGCCAGGGTGCCATCCTGGCTTTATTCGAGCGCGGAAAAACTACGACCGCACCCCTCGCCACCCCCCGACAAATCGCGGATTTGACGGGTGCACGCCACTTCGATGCGGATCAGCGCGCATTTCTGGAACAAATCGCCCTCAACCGCGACCGCTTCGTGCGTTTCCCGGCTGAGATCCAGACGGGTTTCGTCTACCGCGATAAGGCCACTGCGGCTTTTGCGGCCCTGCGCGAATTGGCGGGGGACCGGCCGCTGGTCGCCCTCGCTCCCAATCCCGGCCTTGCCCGCTTGTTGCAAACGGAGACCCGGATCCCTTCCGCAGCGTTCGATGGCTGGATGGGACCGCGCCGGGGGGAGATCGTTCTTGTCGACTACGCGGCCATCCCGAGCGGCAGCGCGCTCGAACAGTTTTTGATGCGCGTCGAGCGCGCCGGGGGCCGCGCCCTGCTGGTAGGCCAGCCCCAGGCGCCCGCCGCCGATGTGTTGGTCGCTTTTTTGAACCAGTGGTTCATGCCGCTCTTTTTTGTGCTCTCCGGGGTGGGCACCTGGTTTGCCCTCGGTTTTCGCTCCGCCGGCCGCTATGTGGCGGAGCGCTGCAACCGGCTGTTGGTACCTTTTGTGTTCGGCTGTCTGGTACTCACACCGCCCCAGGTTTACTGCGAAGCGCTGCGCGATCCGGCTTACCGCGCCTCGTTTGCCCAGTTCTACCCGAGCTTTTTTACCTTCCTCGGCCCGGACGCCCGCTTCTCCTGGGGACATCTGTGGTTCGTCCTCTACTTATTCATCTTCTCGCTGGTGGCGCTGCCGATATTCCTGTGGCTGCGCTCCGAGCCGGGGCGGCGGTGGATAGCCGCCCTCGCCGGCTGGTGCGAAAAACCGGGGGTGATTCTGCTGGCGGGATTGCCCCTGGCCCTCAGCGAAGCCATCCTGCGCATCCGCTGGCCGGTGCGCAACAACCTCTACGACGACTGGGCCAACATCGCCTACTACCTGCTGTTTTTCCTGTACGGCTATTTGCTGTGCGCGGACCCGCGCTTCGGGCAGGCGATCGACCGGCACTGGCGGCTCGCCCTGGCTGGGGCAGTTGTGCTGATGGCAATTTTATTTACCTGGAGCTTCACCAACAGCGCTCCCCTGGAAGGCTACACGCCCTTGCTGGTAGGCGTCATGTTCGTGCGGGGGCTGCGCGCCTGGCTGTGGGTGGTGGCCATCCTCGGCTTCGCCCGCCGCTATCTGGCTTTCACCAATCCGCTGCTGCGCTACAGCGGCGAAGCGGCCTACCCGTTTTATTTACTGCACCAGACGGCGATTATTGTGATTGGCTTCTGGGTAGTGCGCTGGAGCACCGGGGCGTCCGAGAAATTTCTGATTATCGGCTTCGGTTCGCTGGCGGGGTGTCTACTTATCTACGAACTGCTGATCCGGCGCATATCTGTGACCCGCTATCTGTTCGGACTCAGGCCCAAACCTGCCTCACCAGTCACCGCGGTTCATTCCGGTTAA
- a CDS encoding ABC transporter ATP-binding protein, translated as MNVTFRQYREFLSLYLWPQWPRVLLLIALLLISVGLQLVGPQVVRFFIDAALAGLPLATLLGAGAVFLAVGLVQQICTVAVTWVGENVGWTATNRLRADLTRHCLGLDMGFHHERTPGELIERIDGDATALSNFFSQFLLQVVGSALLLVGVVAVVAVEDWRAGIALALFVALSALALARSRDIAVEAVREERQVSAELFGFLEERLAGLDDVRANGAGPYTMRRFWQVMGRLFVRGRRASMRRSLIWLITLGLFTLSSVLAFGLGAYLYLLGAITLGTAYLFFQYTELLQSPLDQLTSELQDLQRAAASLGRIVELSQIRSRLVEAAVGKGSPSDGALAVRFEAVDFAYAPGKPVIEQLSFELPAGQVLGLLGRTGSGKTTLTRLLLRLWEPQSGCVRLGGLDVGTLGGAALRERIGVVTQDVQLFRASVRDNVTFFDPTVPDERIREALEQAELGIWLAGLPQGLDTELASGGRGLSAGEAQLLAFARVLLKEPGLVILDEPSSRLDPATEARIERAVHRLLAGRTGIIIAHRLSTVRRVDRILILERGRILESGPRAELAADPRSRFARLLATDLEEVLV; from the coding sequence ATGAACGTGACATTCCGGCAGTACCGGGAGTTTCTGTCGCTTTATCTGTGGCCGCAGTGGCCGCGGGTGCTGCTGTTGATCGCTTTGCTGCTGATCAGCGTCGGATTGCAGCTTGTCGGCCCCCAGGTGGTGCGCTTTTTTATCGACGCGGCCCTGGCTGGGTTACCGCTGGCCACGCTGTTGGGGGCGGGGGCGGTGTTTTTGGCGGTCGGGCTGGTGCAGCAAATCTGCACCGTGGCGGTCACCTGGGTGGGTGAGAACGTCGGTTGGACTGCCACCAACCGTCTGCGCGCCGATTTGACCCGCCACTGCCTGGGGCTTGACATGGGTTTTCACCACGAGCGCACCCCGGGGGAACTGATCGAGCGCATCGACGGTGACGCCACGGCGCTATCGAACTTTTTTTCGCAGTTTCTTTTGCAGGTGGTCGGTTCGGCGCTGTTGCTGGTGGGAGTGGTGGCGGTGGTGGCGGTGGAGGACTGGCGCGCGGGGATTGCACTCGCGCTGTTTGTCGCCCTCAGCGCCCTGGCCCTGGCCAGAAGCCGCGACATCGCCGTGGAGGCGGTGCGCGAGGAACGCCAGGTGAGCGCCGAATTGTTCGGCTTTTTGGAGGAGCGGCTCGCCGGACTGGACGATGTGCGTGCCAACGGCGCCGGTCCTTACACCATGCGCCGCTTCTGGCAGGTGATGGGGCGGCTGTTCGTGCGCGGCCGGCGAGCTTCGATGCGCCGCTCGCTCATCTGGCTTATCACCCTGGGACTTTTTACCCTCAGCTCGGTGCTCGCCTTCGGTCTGGGGGCTTACTTGTATTTGCTCGGAGCGATCACCCTCGGGACGGCCTATCTGTTTTTTCAGTACACCGAGCTGTTGCAAAGCCCTCTCGATCAACTGACCAGCGAATTGCAGGACCTGCAGCGGGCCGCGGCGAGCCTCGGGCGCATCGTGGAACTTTCGCAGATCCGAAGCCGCCTGGTAGAAGCCGCCGTGGGCAAAGGATCGCCGAGCGACGGTGCCCTCGCGGTGCGTTTCGAGGCCGTGGATTTTGCCTACGCCCCCGGCAAACCGGTAATCGAACAACTGAGCTTCGAGCTGCCCGCTGGACAGGTGCTGGGATTGCTCGGCCGCACCGGCAGCGGCAAGACCACCCTCACCCGGCTGCTCCTCAGGCTGTGGGAACCGCAGTCAGGTTGCGTCCGGCTGGGAGGCCTGGACGTGGGCACCCTGGGTGGGGCGGCGCTGCGCGAGCGCATCGGCGTGGTCACCCAGGATGTGCAGTTGTTTCGGGCGAGCGTGCGCGACAATGTCACGTTTTTTGACCCGACTGTTCCCGATGAGCGCATTCGCGAAGCTCTGGAGCAGGCGGAATTGGGAATCTGGCTGGCGGGTCTGCCCCAGGGACTCGACACCGAACTGGCAAGCGGCGGTCGGGGCCTTTCGGCCGGGGAGGCGCAGCTATTGGCCTTTGCCCGCGTGCTGCTCAAAGAGCCGGGATTGGTCATCCTCGACGAACCCTCCTCCCGCCTCGACCCGGCCACCGAGGCGCGCATCGAGCGGGCCGTGCACCGTCTATTGGCCGGTCGCACCGGCATCATCATCGCCCACCGCCTGAGCACCGTCCGCCGCGTCGACCGGATTTTGATCCTGGAACGGGGCCGCATCCTCGAATCGGGTCCGCGCGCCGAACTGGCGGCCGATCCCCGCTCGCGCTTCGCCCGGCTTTTGGCCACCGATCTGGAGGAAGTACTGGTATGA
- a CDS encoding ABC transporter ATP-binding protein — protein MSTWGFFGYILRYRRGLFILNALVWGAFHLLPLAAGLVIQAFFDTLGAGRSATASVWTPVALLVALAVARMGAFWGGWYIWATLSYTIAALLRGNILAWLVQGPGARVLPGSSGEAISRLRDDVQEVVDYLESWVDLWGEALFAVLALAVMLSINPVVTGAVILPLVGFLVLVNLLGERLRRYRAESRAATGTVTEFVGEIFTAVQAVKLAGAEERVIGRFGLINDRRRQASLRDNLFSQLLDSLGETVLNVGIGCILLLAASSLRTGTFSVGDFALFVSYLIRLTDKMYSFGHTIADHKKVGVSFGRLTEMLAGTDPKALVAPDPVYLGAVLPAVIPAERCETFESLEVRDLAYRHQGSERGIAGMSFAVPRGSFTVITGRIGAGKTTLLRVLLGLLPRESGEIYWNGSLVTDPASFLIPPRCAYTPQVPRLFSETLEDNLLQGFSAQEDGRLARSIHTAVLEQDVERLERRLETVVGPRGVKLSGGQVQRSAAARMFVRDAQVLVFDDLSSALDVETESRLWERLFVRTNLTCLVVSHRRAALRRADQILLVDAGRLIARGDLATLLATCPQMRELWETDS, from the coding sequence ATGAGCACCTGGGGATTTTTCGGGTACATCCTGCGCTATCGGCGGGGGCTATTTATCCTCAACGCCCTGGTGTGGGGAGCTTTTCACCTGCTCCCGCTCGCGGCGGGGTTGGTGATCCAGGCGTTTTTCGACACCTTGGGCGCAGGCCGGAGCGCCACCGCCTCGGTCTGGACGCCGGTCGCCCTGCTGGTGGCCCTGGCGGTCGCCCGCATGGGCGCTTTTTGGGGCGGCTGGTATATCTGGGCAACGCTTTCCTACACGATCGCGGCCCTTTTGCGGGGCAACATCCTGGCCTGGTTGGTACAAGGGCCGGGTGCACGGGTGCTGCCCGGTTCTTCGGGAGAAGCAATCAGCCGTCTGCGCGACGACGTGCAGGAGGTGGTCGACTACCTCGAAAGCTGGGTGGACCTGTGGGGGGAAGCGCTCTTTGCGGTGCTCGCCCTCGCGGTGATGCTGAGCATCAACCCGGTGGTCACCGGGGCGGTCATCCTGCCGCTGGTGGGCTTTCTGGTCCTGGTGAACCTGCTGGGAGAGCGCCTGCGCCGCTACCGCGCCGAGAGCCGGGCCGCCACCGGCACGGTCACCGAATTTGTGGGTGAAATCTTTACGGCCGTGCAGGCGGTGAAACTCGCCGGAGCCGAGGAGCGGGTCATTGGGCGCTTCGGGCTCATCAACGACAGGCGGCGCCAAGCCAGTCTGCGCGACAACCTGTTTTCGCAACTGCTCGATTCGCTGGGTGAGACGGTCCTCAACGTCGGCATCGGCTGCATTTTGCTTCTGGCCGCTTCCTCGCTGCGCACAGGCACTTTCAGCGTGGGGGACTTTGCCCTGTTTGTCTCCTATCTGATTCGCCTCACCGACAAGATGTATTCCTTCGGCCATACGATTGCCGACCACAAAAAAGTGGGCGTTTCCTTCGGGCGCCTCACCGAGATGCTGGCCGGGACGGACCCCAAAGCGCTGGTGGCCCCCGACCCCGTCTACCTCGGTGCGGTGCTGCCCGCGGTGATTCCGGCCGAGCGCTGCGAGACTTTCGAGTCGCTGGAGGTGCGGGATCTGGCCTACCGCCACCAGGGTAGCGAGCGGGGGATCGCGGGAATGTCCTTCGCGGTGCCGCGCGGCTCCTTCACGGTGATCACCGGCCGCATCGGCGCCGGAAAAACGACTTTGCTGCGGGTGCTTCTCGGCCTGCTGCCGCGCGAATCTGGCGAAATCTATTGGAACGGCTCGCTGGTAACCGACCCGGCCTCGTTTCTCATTCCGCCGCGCTGCGCCTACACGCCGCAGGTGCCGCGGCTATTTAGCGAGACCCTTGAGGATAACCTGTTGCAAGGATTTTCCGCCCAGGAAGATGGCCGCCTCGCGCGCTCGATCCACACGGCGGTCCTGGAGCAGGATGTCGAGCGGCTGGAGCGCCGGTTGGAGACGGTGGTGGGTCCGCGCGGCGTCAAACTCTCCGGCGGCCAGGTGCAGCGCTCCGCCGCCGCCCGCATGTTCGTGCGCGACGCCCAAGTGCTCGTCTTCGACGATCTGTCCAGTGCTCTGGATGTCGAGACCGAAAGCCGACTGTGGGAGCGGCTGTTCGTGCGGACGAATCTGACCTGTCTGGTGGTCTCCCACCGCCGCGCCGCCTTGCGCCGGGCCGACCAAATTCTGCTCGTCGACGCAGGCCGCCTGATTGCCCGGGGCGATCTTGCAACACTGCTTGCCACCTGCCCCCAGATGCGCGAATTGTGGGAGACGGATAGTTAG